From a single Streptomyces liliifuscus genomic region:
- a CDS encoding SDR family NAD(P)-dependent oxidoreductase: MRLDLTGRTALVTGSTQGIGAAIAAGLARAGARVGVNGRDQGRVEESIKQLKADVPDGDFVPVAADVTTEAGAAGAQEALPDVDILINNLGIFGAQDPMEITDDEWRRYFEVNVLAAVRLTRTYLPRMTEQGWGRVQYIASDSAVVIPAEMIHYGMSKTALLAVGRGFAKQAAGTGVTVNSVIAGPTHTGGVEDFVYQLVDRDLPWDEAQRAFMRQHRPQSLLQRLIEPEEIANMVVYLSSDLASATTGGALRVDGGYVDSILP; encoded by the coding sequence ATGCGCCTGGACCTCACAGGCCGGACCGCTTTGGTGACGGGATCCACCCAAGGCATCGGAGCCGCGATCGCGGCCGGACTCGCACGGGCCGGCGCCAGGGTCGGAGTCAACGGACGCGACCAGGGCAGGGTCGAGGAGTCCATCAAACAGCTCAAGGCCGACGTGCCGGACGGCGACTTCGTCCCCGTCGCGGCCGACGTCACGACCGAGGCGGGCGCCGCCGGCGCCCAGGAAGCCCTGCCGGACGTCGACATCCTCATCAACAATCTCGGCATCTTCGGCGCCCAGGACCCGATGGAGATCACGGACGACGAATGGCGTCGCTACTTCGAAGTGAACGTGCTGGCCGCTGTCCGTCTGACCCGCACCTATCTGCCGCGGATGACCGAGCAGGGGTGGGGCCGCGTCCAGTACATCGCCAGCGACTCCGCGGTGGTGATCCCGGCCGAGATGATCCACTACGGCATGTCGAAGACCGCCCTCCTCGCGGTCGGCCGAGGCTTCGCCAAGCAGGCGGCGGGGACCGGCGTCACCGTGAACTCCGTCATCGCCGGCCCGACCCATACAGGCGGCGTCGAGGACTTCGTCTACCAGCTCGTCGACCGCGACCTGCCGTGGGACGAGGCTCAGCGAGCCTTCATGCGACAGCACCGCCCACAGTCTCTCCTCCAGCGCCTGATCGAACCCGAGGAGATCGCCAACATGGTGGTGTACCTGAGCTCCGACCTTGCCTCCGCCACCACGGGCGGCGCGCTGCGGGTCGACGGAGGGTATGTCGATTCCATCCTCCCCTGA
- a CDS encoding winged helix-turn-helix domain-containing protein — protein sequence MDNALREQLANGVFRPGDMLPPQRSLASEYGVSRDTVQRVLRQLDSEGWIESRRGSGSRVLRLPSVDPAGPATERRGRALLLPLIDAAFEEPTVSLDVFTLTSETLAHHLRHQTERALTKEISPERLHVRVLLPWEDAPLAYPRAKAPDDHRVWQRWQTMTRTHLKDMQECCKALRQAGVDARLEIRRVPLTPHCKLYVLNNSVMLYGTYDVVERTVTVSDGTDIEALDVIGLGSTLSYHRREEDEQSHDSMFFTSMQDWFESTWTLLGQDRTTG from the coding sequence GTGGACAACGCTCTGCGTGAGCAGTTGGCGAACGGAGTGTTCCGGCCGGGTGACATGCTGCCCCCGCAGCGGTCCCTGGCCTCCGAGTACGGAGTCTCCCGCGACACGGTCCAGCGGGTCCTGCGGCAATTGGACTCCGAGGGCTGGATCGAGTCAAGACGGGGCAGCGGCAGCCGGGTGCTGAGGCTCCCCTCTGTCGACCCGGCCGGGCCGGCTACCGAGCGGCGCGGTCGCGCCCTGCTCCTCCCGCTGATCGACGCGGCGTTCGAGGAACCCACGGTGTCTCTGGACGTCTTCACGCTCACCTCCGAAACTCTGGCCCACCACTTGAGGCACCAGACGGAGCGGGCCCTGACCAAGGAGATCTCACCCGAGCGCCTGCACGTCCGCGTACTCCTTCCCTGGGAGGACGCGCCTCTCGCCTACCCACGCGCCAAGGCTCCGGACGATCACAGGGTCTGGCAACGCTGGCAGACGATGACCCGCACACACCTCAAGGACATGCAGGAGTGCTGCAAGGCACTGCGTCAGGCGGGCGTGGACGCCCGCCTGGAAATCCGCAGAGTGCCACTGACCCCGCACTGCAAGCTGTACGTGCTCAACAACTCCGTAATGCTGTACGGGACTTATGACGTGGTCGAGCGCACGGTCACCGTCAGCGACGGTACCGACATCGAGGCCCTGGACGTGATCGGCCTGGGCTCGACCCTCTCGTACCACCGCCGAGAAGAGGACGAGCAGTCGCACGACTCCATGTTCTTCACGAGCATGCAGGACTGGTTCGAGTCGACCTGGACCCTCCTGGGCCAGGACCGTACGACGGGCTGA
- a CDS encoding SDR family NAD(P)-dependent oxidoreductase, with amino-acid sequence MNQEKSSRVAVVTGAGAGLGAAIAHRFATDGYTVVLVGRTEETLRQTAQQGPDGADMYPWVGDVSDLDAITAVMNGVADRFGRLDVLVNNAGVAIPGTVDQIDMDSYRTMMSTNVDGVFFASRAALPHLRAVRGCIVNVGSVGAMRGDWSQAAYNATKGALANLTNAMALDHGREIRVNAVHPGVTLSSQFIRDALAEETALRRRFVDRVPMGRPGEPSEVAAVVAFLAGRDAGFLNGVHIPVDGGLTASNGQTNLYGIDN; translated from the coding sequence GTGAACCAAGAGAAGTCCAGCCGCGTGGCAGTCGTCACGGGTGCCGGTGCCGGCCTCGGAGCGGCGATAGCGCACCGGTTCGCCACCGACGGATACACCGTGGTGCTCGTCGGCCGTACGGAGGAGACTCTGAGGCAGACCGCCCAACAGGGCCCGGACGGCGCGGACATGTACCCCTGGGTCGGGGACGTATCGGACCTGGATGCCATCACCGCGGTCATGAACGGAGTGGCCGATCGGTTCGGACGCCTGGACGTCTTGGTCAACAACGCGGGCGTGGCGATTCCGGGCACTGTCGACCAGATCGACATGGACAGCTACCGGACCATGATGAGCACGAACGTCGACGGCGTCTTCTTCGCCTCGCGAGCCGCGCTGCCCCACCTGCGGGCGGTGCGCGGATGCATCGTCAACGTCGGGTCCGTGGGTGCCATGCGCGGCGATTGGTCCCAGGCCGCCTACAACGCGACCAAGGGCGCGCTGGCGAACCTGACCAACGCGATGGCGCTGGACCACGGCCGTGAGATCCGGGTCAACGCCGTCCACCCCGGCGTGACGCTCAGCAGCCAGTTCATCCGCGACGCACTCGCCGAGGAAACGGCCCTGCGCAGGCGTTTCGTGGATCGTGTGCCCATGGGCCGGCCGGGCGAACCGTCCGAGGTCGCCGCCGTCGTCGCCTTCCTCGCCGGTCGCGACGCCGGGTTTCTCAATGGAGTGCACATTCCCGTGGACGGAGGCCTGACCGCGTCGAACGGCCAGACGAACCTGTACGGGATCGACAACTGA
- a CDS encoding helix-turn-helix domain-containing protein produces MSSTGAEADGTLGAFSVDSTVPGAVPRGFDVFLREWETRIGDRFPQPTYSPETIADFRVKSRVAKIRDVAITDVHGVSAVRTAGIPRGVEDQVRLYVVRRGAWTLGGSRDGGEHTVLGGQFLLRHVGRPSHFETVPNTTARVLVLPATMLKPLLGNRIMTGSADSPEIRLLAAHANMVHATMADLSPAGVHAAHSSLIELAKAVAQSRFDDMEPRLAPALAQAAKDLADSQLADPELSPPMLARELNVSVRTLQRAFAAVGESATTYIRHRRLEEARLALTAGPGRPTVSELAAHWQFADSSHFIRAFKKHYGQTPTEYARATRPPEN; encoded by the coding sequence ATGAGCAGCACTGGAGCGGAGGCCGACGGAACGCTCGGTGCGTTTTCCGTGGACTCCACCGTCCCGGGGGCCGTACCGCGAGGATTCGACGTCTTCCTGCGCGAGTGGGAGACGCGGATCGGTGATCGCTTCCCGCAGCCGACCTACAGCCCGGAAACGATCGCCGACTTCCGGGTCAAGAGCCGTGTCGCCAAGATTCGTGACGTGGCGATCACCGATGTCCACGGTGTGTCGGCCGTCCGTACCGCGGGCATCCCGCGTGGTGTCGAGGACCAGGTACGGCTGTACGTCGTCCGGCGCGGAGCCTGGACGTTGGGCGGCTCGCGCGATGGTGGCGAACACACCGTTCTTGGCGGGCAGTTCCTCCTCCGGCACGTCGGGCGGCCGTCGCACTTCGAGACGGTGCCCAACACGACGGCGCGGGTCCTGGTCCTGCCCGCCACGATGCTCAAACCCCTGCTGGGGAACAGGATCATGACCGGGTCGGCGGACTCACCCGAGATACGCCTTCTGGCGGCCCACGCGAACATGGTCCACGCAACGATGGCCGACCTCAGTCCGGCCGGTGTGCACGCCGCCCACAGCAGCCTGATCGAGCTGGCCAAGGCAGTGGCGCAGAGCCGGTTCGACGACATGGAACCCCGCCTGGCCCCGGCACTCGCCCAAGCCGCGAAGGACCTCGCGGACAGCCAACTAGCCGACCCCGAACTCTCCCCACCGATGCTGGCGCGTGAACTCAACGTCTCCGTACGCACCTTGCAACGGGCCTTCGCCGCAGTGGGAGAGTCGGCGACCACCTACATCCGCCACCGTCGCCTGGAGGAAGCCCGCCTCGCCCTCACCGCCGGGCCCGGCCGACCGACCGTCTCGGAACTCGCCGCCCACTGGCAGTTCGCCGACAGCAGCCACTTCATCCGAGCCTTCAAGAAGCACTACGGCCAGACCCCCACCGAGTACGCCCGCGCGACCAGGCCGCCCGAAAACTGA
- a CDS encoding DUF6221 family protein, with protein sequence MDDLVRFLRDRNMADNHAYAEVAHRFGGDALLDSHLPMLDLVDMLAREYEAMAPTDTRHAGLAYALKVLAQSYTEHPGYRQEWRP encoded by the coding sequence ATGGACGACCTCGTGAGATTCCTCCGGGACCGCAATATGGCGGACAACCACGCCTATGCCGAGGTGGCCCACCGCTTCGGTGGCGACGCCCTCCTCGACAGCCACCTGCCGATGCTCGACCTGGTCGACATGCTGGCCAGGGAGTACGAGGCCATGGCCCCGACGGATACACGCCACGCAGGCCTCGCTTACGCACTCAAGGTGCTGGCGCAGTCGTACACCGAGCACCCGGGCTACCGCCAGGAATGGCGTCCGTAG
- a CDS encoding MFS transporter, whose translation MRVKLGRSFGWLWSAYAVSTYGTWLAFGAFPLIAVQVLHSSAFAVSVLEAAGLAVAAVVAFSLGPWVEHRPKRPVMIAMDLIRFVAVASTPIAYVLGLLSYGQLLVVSVISGTASIAFSAASGAYLKYLLRGDHLLIANGRFEGTSWAATAAGPPLGGALIGVLGPVVTVMADALSYLLSALGVLRIRGGDIAAPRDRTTRLRGADLLAGWRFILHDRALRRLFLNSILVSGLIMATAPLLAVLLLGQYHFPAWQYGLAFGIPALGGFAGARLSARLVTRYGRYRVMIASGWLRSLFPLGLAFVRPGIPGLLTVIVVEGLLITCMGIYNPIYATERLQRTPMNRTAQVLSTWSATSKLLQAALIVIWGVLATLTSPLTAITMSGVLLLATPLLLPRRMDLSAAESGVLTEGVRAV comes from the coding sequence ATGCGCGTGAAGTTGGGGCGCAGTTTCGGTTGGTTGTGGTCGGCCTACGCCGTCAGTACATACGGTACGTGGCTTGCCTTCGGCGCGTTTCCGCTGATCGCGGTACAGGTGCTGCACTCGTCGGCCTTTGCCGTGTCGGTGCTGGAGGCGGCCGGACTTGCCGTCGCGGCGGTCGTCGCGTTCTCGCTCGGGCCGTGGGTCGAGCACCGGCCCAAGCGGCCGGTTATGATCGCGATGGACCTGATCCGGTTCGTCGCGGTGGCAAGCACCCCGATCGCGTATGTCCTAGGTCTCCTGTCATACGGGCAACTGCTGGTTGTCTCGGTCATCTCCGGGACCGCGAGCATCGCCTTCTCCGCCGCGTCCGGCGCGTATCTGAAGTACCTCCTCCGTGGCGATCACCTCCTTATTGCGAACGGGAGATTCGAGGGCACGAGCTGGGCGGCGACCGCGGCGGGCCCGCCCCTCGGCGGTGCGCTCATAGGTGTGCTCGGCCCGGTCGTCACGGTCATGGCCGACGCCCTCAGCTACCTGCTGTCCGCGCTCGGTGTCCTCCGCATCCGCGGAGGCGACATCGCGGCACCCCGCGACCGGACCACCAGGTTGCGCGGAGCCGACCTCCTCGCCGGCTGGCGGTTCATCCTCCACGACCGCGCACTGAGACGCCTGTTCCTCAACTCGATCCTGGTCAGCGGCCTCATCATGGCCACCGCCCCGCTCCTGGCAGTCCTCCTGCTGGGCCAATACCACTTCCCGGCCTGGCAATACGGTCTCGCCTTCGGCATCCCGGCACTCGGCGGCTTCGCGGGCGCCCGCCTCTCCGCGCGCCTCGTGACCCGCTACGGCCGATACCGGGTCATGATCGCCTCCGGCTGGCTGCGCTCACTCTTCCCGCTCGGCCTCGCGTTCGTCCGACCCGGCATACCCGGACTCCTCACCGTGATAGTCGTCGAGGGCCTGCTGATCACCTGCATGGGCATCTACAACCCGATCTACGCAACGGAACGCCTGCAGCGGACCCCCATGAACCGCACCGCCCAAGTCCTCAGCACCTGGAGCGCCACCAGCAAACTCCTGCAAGCTGCCCTGATCGTGATCTGGGGCGTCCTCGCCACACTCACCAGCCCGCTCACCGCGATCACGATGTCCGGTGTTCTCCTGCTTGCTACGCCACTGTTGCTGCCCAGGCGGATGGATTTGTCGGCTGCTGAGTCTGGGGTTTTGACGGAGGGGGTCCGGGCCGTATGA
- a CDS encoding LysR family transcriptional regulator yields the protein MDTEAVRSFVRAAELGQLQHAADELGVTQQAVSKRIATLERELDVRLFTRTARGVELTLDGQAFLPHARSIVTGVDRAITAIRPGSRALRIDVLGLRSAQAVVLHDYWRSHPETDLDVVTLRVNDPRLAVAAVQAGDIDASFRSVTDPATLPRDVQMIHAFDSPLELLVGPRHPLASARTLTPAQLRRHRIWVPGIAPRSEWAEFYDQLATDFDLRIDAAGPNFGNEVLLDILADSEDVATLVGSRDRYIWPTNHDLRRIPIVDPTLAYPLSLILPRENPHPGLRAIINHFGSLTPLPEAAWLPSWATTPRPGDGTIEHT from the coding sequence ATGGATACCGAGGCGGTGCGATCGTTCGTCCGTGCTGCCGAGCTCGGGCAGCTGCAGCACGCGGCCGACGAGCTCGGCGTAACGCAACAGGCCGTGTCGAAGCGGATCGCGACCCTGGAGCGCGAGCTGGACGTCCGGTTGTTCACCCGCACCGCCCGAGGGGTGGAGCTGACACTCGACGGTCAAGCCTTCCTCCCGCATGCCCGGAGCATCGTCACGGGTGTCGATCGCGCCATCACCGCGATCAGACCGGGCTCGCGGGCCCTTCGGATCGACGTTCTGGGCCTGCGATCCGCACAGGCCGTCGTCCTTCACGACTACTGGCGGTCGCACCCCGAAACCGACCTCGACGTGGTGACCCTCAGGGTCAACGACCCGCGCCTGGCGGTCGCCGCCGTCCAGGCAGGCGATATCGACGCCTCGTTCCGCTCGGTCACCGACCCGGCCACGCTGCCGCGCGACGTGCAGATGATCCACGCCTTCGACTCCCCGCTGGAACTGCTCGTCGGCCCGAGGCACCCGTTGGCCTCCGCACGGACGCTGACACCAGCCCAGCTACGCCGGCACCGGATCTGGGTGCCGGGTATCGCGCCGCGAAGCGAATGGGCGGAGTTCTACGATCAGTTGGCCACCGACTTCGACCTCCGCATCGACGCGGCGGGACCGAACTTCGGCAACGAGGTCCTCCTCGACATCCTCGCGGACTCCGAGGACGTGGCAACCCTCGTGGGCTCGCGCGATCGGTACATCTGGCCCACGAACCACGACCTGCGCCGCATCCCGATCGTGGATCCGACGCTCGCGTACCCGCTCTCGCTCATCCTGCCCCGCGAGAATCCGCACCCAGGACTCCGAGCGATCATCAACCACTTCGGAAGCCTGACACCACTCCCCGAGGCAGCCTGGCTCCCCTCCTGGGCAACGACTCCACGCCCCGGCGACGGAACCATCGAACACACCTGA
- a CDS encoding DUF1707 SHOCT-like domain-containing protein: protein MSGEISPTGKPSGSSPELRASHADRDRVVDVLRIAAGDGLLTADELDERLEAALSARTLSELTTLTADLPPVSATSGTTVAEVKDVVRIEQVHSGAIERVGRWVVPRRLELAVTYCEMTLDFTDAVITHDTLRIDVGMTGKTLTLITRPGVVVDTDGLQLVHSKVKYRQNSENPDAPVALRVELVGTKAFGRVVVRPRRRTFGQWLLRRH from the coding sequence ATGTCGGGAGAGATTTCGCCCACCGGGAAGCCCTCCGGCTCGTCGCCCGAGCTGCGAGCCTCCCATGCGGACCGGGACCGGGTGGTGGATGTGCTGCGTATCGCGGCGGGGGACGGCCTGCTGACCGCGGACGAGTTGGACGAGCGCCTGGAAGCCGCCCTGTCGGCGCGGACACTGAGCGAACTGACCACGCTCACCGCTGACTTGCCGCCCGTGTCGGCCACGTCCGGCACGACCGTGGCGGAGGTCAAGGACGTAGTCCGGATCGAACAGGTCCACAGCGGCGCGATCGAGCGCGTCGGACGCTGGGTGGTCCCGCGGAGGCTGGAGCTCGCGGTGACGTACTGCGAGATGACCCTCGACTTCACTGACGCGGTGATCACGCACGACACCCTGCGAATCGACGTGGGGATGACCGGGAAGACCCTGACGCTGATCACGAGGCCGGGTGTCGTGGTCGACACCGATGGTCTGCAACTGGTGCACAGCAAGGTCAAGTACCGCCAGAATTCGGAGAATCCCGACGCGCCGGTCGCTCTTCGGGTGGAGCTGGTCGGTACGAAGGCCTTCGGTCGCGTGGTCGTACGGCCCCGGCGTCGGACGTTCGGGCAGTGGCTGCTGCGTAGGCACTGA